TTATATTCTCTTATTTTGTTTTGAGAAATATAATCTTTAATAAGCTTTTCATTATCTTGTCCGAAAACAATAGCCGGAAACACAGAAAAAACGGCAAATAAAAGAGGTAGAGTTTTGTTTTTCATATTCATTATCAAAGCCGCCAATTTACAAATATTTTATATAAAAAACATAAAATAAATACACAAAACATAAAATTGGATTTAAAATATATTTTAAATCCCTCAATATGAAGAATCCAATTCAGATTTTCAGATCCAAAATATATTTTCTAAAAGAAGAAAACTGCTCATAAGAGCAGTTTTCTATAATTACCTATTCTTTTAAAAGTTATTTTCTTACCATCACTTTTGAGCTAGCCTCAAAACCAAGTCCTTTTACTTTCACAATATAAGTGCCATTCACTAAACGACTTGTAGAAATTGCTTTCTTGGCATCCGGCGAAATTTTATCTTCAGAAGAAACCATTTTACCAGACATATCGTAAAGTTCTACACTTACCTTTCCTAGAGTTTTGCTTGGGAAGCTGATAAAGAATTCTTCTCTAGCCGGATTTGGATAAATAGAAACTTTATTTTCCTGTACAGACTTCACTTCATCAGTAGCCAATGAACGACATTCTTCAGGTAAATCAAAGCTTTCAACCTGATCGTAAATATTATTTTTAATCCCTGCAGAAGCATTTACTCCCAATCCTCTTTTTGCAAAGACCTTCCAGATCATACACTTATCTTCTCCATTGGTTGTTGCTAAATCTGCATTTAAGATTGCATTTCTACCATCAATAAAACTAGGGTTACAAGCCTGAAGTTTCAAAGCATCAGTAACCAGCTGCAATACTTTAGTACTTCCATTTGGAGTGCTAGACAATACATCAGAAGAATATCCATATTTTTCAACATATTTCCAGTGAAGATCCCATAACATTGTTGCCCATACAAATCCTATAGAGTGAACATCAAGAGATAAACCACCATTTGCGTTTGTATACACCATTCCGTTTGTATTTCCATACGTAAAGTTATTGATTGCAAAATCAGGAGAATATTGAGCAGGCCTGATTCCTAAACCAGCCGGAGTCTGTCCCATTACATATGTTCCTATACCTCTAGGAACTGAAGCATTATCTCCGGGTCTATTAGTGAGCATAAGTGCAAAGAAATCCGACCAACCTTCTCCCATTTGCTCCATACTAACATTCGCATTTAAACAGTTTGATCCTGTTCCTGTTAATCTGTTAGAGATACCATGTCCATACTCATGAGTGATGATACCATTATCAAAACTTCCATCCGGAGTCATACTGGTAGACAGATCATTTTTCAGAGTAACATTTACTGTTGTATTGGCATTCAATAGCCCTTTAATATAATCGCCTTCGGATTTTGTAATCAAAACGGTAGGAATCGTAACTGTTGGATCTGTTCCTGTCATATTACTCAATGAATTCCCATTGGCATCATTATTATAAATGATCGTTGCAACCGCACCGGCATCCTGAAGGTTTTTAGTTTTAACAACAAATGAACACGTACCTCTTTCAACCAATCCAATCTTTTCCACAAGAGATCCTGCAGGTAAAGCTGTACATCCATCAGAAACCAGAGACAATTTCACATCACCTGTAATCCCCACAGCATTCAATTGATTACCAAAGTCTGCAGTTCCCACCACAGGTTTTCTTTGAGTAGCTGTACTTGGTGCATTATAATAGAATTTTTGATTGATGGTACTCCACAGATACATTTGCATTCTTGGTTTACTTCCATCTGCTGGGCTTGAAAAGTTTGCATTATTTGTACCTCCACCATCTTGCGCTTCTGCATTCACATAGTCATTTCCTACCCCTCCTAATCCAAAATTATTTTGCTGGAAATTTCGCGCCGTTTCAGTAAATCCAAATTTGTAAAGATATCGTGAACCTTATTATTAATGTAAAATAAATTGGTAATCGCCGCATTTAAATTATTGTCCGGGGTG
This is a stretch of genomic DNA from Chryseobacterium tructae. It encodes these proteins:
- a CDS encoding T9SS type A sorting domain-containing protein; translation: MIWKVFAKRGLGVNASAGIKNNIYDQVESFDLPEECRSLATDEVKSVQENKVSIYPNPAREEFFISFPSKTLGKVSVELYDMSGKMVSSEDKISPDAKKAISTSRLVNGTYIVKVKGLGFEASSKVMVRK